GACCACACGCCCCTGGTGTTAAGTTCGATGGTCCTGGCCACAAATCGATGCGAAGTCGGTGGATTTATGATTGATACCTTTCCGTGCCCAACAAAAGAAGGTCAGTCGTGTCGCGGGCCGCACCTAATCCGCCCGGCGCGGTGAACTTCACCGACTGGGTAAACGGCCCATTGTGGGCCACGCGCATCGGAATAACCGATCGGTGGCGAGGGGGTTACCGATCCGATCGTCAGAGGAAGTGTCTAACCACAGCGCCCCTTGAGGGTTCCGTTGACGTTGCTAATCGGGCGCTGCATTTGATTAGCGCAAATCACTTTTCGGGGCACTTCGACAGCGATCAAAACATTCTCGGGGCACCGGAATTGCAAAGGCTGGGCGGCACCGAAGCGGCTCGCGCTCGCGAGCGAACCGGTCGGTCTTCCATTCGCCCGTTACGGAGAGATGCACTCATGATTAAGTACACCATGCGCTCGGCTTTTGCCCTTCTCCTCACGGCCAGCGCCCTGCCCGTTCTTGCCGCCGACCCGCCCCGCGTCATCGCCGTGGCCCCACCCGCAGTTGCCGCGGGCGGCCAGATCCGCGCGAAGCAGGTGCTCGGCACGAAGATCCTGATCGCCGGGAACACCGCGATCGGCACCGTGGAGGATCTGGTGTTCGACGACGCCGGGAACCTCGAATACCTGGTCGTCTCGACCGATAATAACAAGTTCGTGAGCGTGCCGTGGGACGCCGCGAAGTGGGATCTGGAAAAGAAAGTTGGGACTATTGGGATCACCGTCGAACAGTACAAGACGATCCCGACGTTCACGACCACAACGTACCCCAGTTTCTACACGCCGACGTACCGCACCGAAACCTACAAGTTCTACGGGCTGACCCCGCGCGAACTGCGCCGCATCGAGCGCCGACTCCCGTAATTTCGTGCGATATCAGCGGACCGGTGCGCGGGGACGAGCACCCGCGTTCCCGGTCCGCGGTCTTTTGTTTACACCTCAAATAACGCCCCTCTTCAACCCACGTTGTGGCGCGGCGCCGCAACGGTTCGGAACAAAAACGGATGTCGGACAAATGGGCAGATTGGAACGATTGGGAAAACCTTTTCGTTGACTCTGCTTAGGAGACCGGCTATCACGACTGACGGTTCGTCGCCCACCATTCAATGCCTGACACCTTGATTTGGAGTGCCGTACCGATGCTGAAGCGTCTCCTCTCTCGTCTGCGCCGAATTGACGCTCCGAGTCGCCCCGCGCCGAAAGCGTTCACGCGGTGCCTGAATCTCGAAGCCCTGGAAGCGCGCGAAGTGCCCGCGATCCTTTACGGGTTGACCGGGGCCAACACGTTACTGCGGCTCGATAGCGCGACCCCGACCGCGACCACCACGGTCACGATCACCGGGTTGGGAGCCAACCAACAACTCGTCGGGATCGACTTCCGCCCGCGCACCGGCCAACTGTACGGCAGCGCGGTCGTCGACGCGAGCGCCAACAACTCGGTCATCTTCACCTACCGCATCAACCCGCTGACGGGGGCCGCGACTCTTGTGGGCCAAACGGCCGCAGCGGTGCCCGGCGCCGGCGACGTCGCGGGCGGGTACGACTTCAACCCGACCGTGGACCGCATCCGCTACGTGAACGTGAGCGACGAGAACGCGCGCCTGAACCCGAACAACGGCACCCTCGCGGGGGACGATACCGACCTGACCTCGGGGGGCATGCAGGACATCATCGGTGCGGCCTACGACCGCAACACCGACCGGCAGAGCACCGGGCGCCCCACGACGCTGTTCCTCATTAACCGCGCGACCAGTTCACTGGCGCGCCTGGGGAGCGTCAACGGCACCCCCAACAGCCCCAACGGTGGGGTGGTCACCGACGTCGGGGCGCTGGGCGTGACGCTCGACGCCGGGGCCGACGGCGGGTTCGACATTTTTGAAAGCACGCTCAACGGCGGTTTGGGAACAGCGTTCGCGGCCCTGACCGTGAACGGCGTGACCGGTTTGTACAGCATCGACTTGGCCACCGGCGCCGCGACGCTCGTGGGCAACATCGGTACGGGGGCCACGCAGCTCACGAGCCTGGCCGCGGTCCCGGACGGCGTGGTGGTGGTCGGCTCGGGCCTCGGCGCCAACGGCGACGTGCGCATCCTCGACTCCACGACCGGTGCGGTGCGGACCACGATCATCCCGTTCGCCGGGTACCAGGGCGGGGTGCGGGTGGCGGCCGGCGACGTGAACCGCGACGGCATCCCGGACGCGGTGGTGAGCGCGGTCGCCCCGCAGGGGCACGTGAAGGTGTTCGACGGGGTGACCGGGAACCTCGTGCAGAGCTTCTTCGCGTTCGCCGGCTTCAACGGTACCGTGAACGTCACCACCGGCGACGTGAACGGCGACGGGTTCGCCGACATCATCGCGGTCGCCAACGGGGTCAACGGGCACGTGAAGGTGTTCAGCGGGCAAGACGGTTCGCTGCTCGGCAGCTTCCTCGCGTACCAGGGCTTCCTCGGGAACGTGACCGTTTCGGCCGCGGACTTCAACAACGACGGGAGTGACGAGATCGTGACCGCCGCCGCGGTGAACGGGCACGTGAAAGTGTTCAACGTCGACGGGACCGCGTTCTCCTCGGCCAGCCTGCCGAACTTCGCCAGCAGCTTCTTCGCGTTCACCCCCTACGCGGGTGACGTGAACGTGGCGGCCGGCGACGTGAACGGCGACGGCATCGCCGACATCGTCCTGAGCAGCGGGTCCGGCACGCGCGGCAACGTGCGAGTGTTCAACGGGTCGAACAACACGCTGATCAGCAGCTTCTTCGCTTACGGCAGCGGCGTGACGAGCGGTGCGTCCGTGGCCCTGGCCGACGCGAACGGCGACGGGCTGCTCGACATCCGCGTGACGCCGGGCTTGGGCCAACAGGCCAACGTCACGACGTTCGACTCGGTCGGCACGTCGATCGGGACGACGTTCTCGGCGTTCGCCAGCTTCCAGGGCGGCGCGACGGTCGGCGGCGCGCGGTTCTAAGCGCCGGTCGTGAAGTGAGTTCGGTTAACGCACGCGGCGTCCGCGTAATTGGCGAACGGCGCGTGCCACTGTGAACGAATCCCGTCTGCAATAATCGCGCAAAACATCAGAAGAGAAGCAAAAAAAGCCCGCTCAACTCGAAGCGGGTGGCGGGGCCGGCGCGTCGGGGAGCACACTGGGCGGCATGACGATCGAGCCGGTGCCGTCGTCGAGGGCCGCGGACGCCGCGTGCGCGGTAGCGGCGTGGCCGCCCTGCGGTTTCGTCGGGATGATGATGGGTTTGATTTCGCCGGTGGCCAGGTCCAGTACGATACACGTCTTCGGGTTCGCACGGAACAGTGCTCCGGGATTCGCAACGAGCGTGCGCCCGGTGCGGTGCTGCTCGCGAACGTGGGTGTGACCGTAGAACACGTAATCGAAGAAGTCGGCGTTCTCCAGTTGGCGCAACTGGTGGCGCTCGTGGCTGTGGACCCACGCGACCCGCTTGTCGGCCAGCGTGAGCGCGCCGAACGAATCGTAGTGCGTGCCGCCCGCGTCCTTGATCGCGGCGGCCAGCCTCACTTTGTCCTTGTCCCAGTTGCCGAACACGAAGTGCGTCGGGATCGGCTTGAACGCGCGGACGGTTTCCGGCGACTCGATGTCGCCGCAATGCAGGATCAGTTCGACCTCCTGCTCCAGCAAGAGGCGAACGGCTTCCGCGACCGCCTCCTGGCGGTCGTGGGTGTCACTGACGACCCCGATCCGCATAGTTCCCCCGTTACGCCCCAATTCGACGCCCGCCGACGCACATTCACTACCTTAACAAACCGGAAGAGGGTCGGGTATATCGGGTGTGTTGGGTATCGTGAGGTCGGGTGCCGCAAATCGCGGTATTTCGGGATCGGACCAGCAACAATCGTTTGAATTATCGGTCGGCGCACGCGCAATCGTAGCTCCGTGCGCCCCTTACGCTTTCGCCGCGCCCGACTCACCCGGATTTTCCTCACAACCGGAACGTCACTTCTTCGGGAGAACGAGCGCGTTGACGAGATCCCGGTCGCGTGCGCCGACGGCCTTCACCTTGTCCGGCTTCATCGCGAACGTGACGGCCACTTGATCACCCTGCGGACCGGCGATCAGGTGGAAGTTCTGAATCGCGGGCAGCTCTTCCATCTTCCCCTCCGCCGAGATGCGGTACACCCAGCGCCCGTCCGGCGCCGCCGTCTCGGCGTCTTCGAGCACGCGCGACACGGTCCACCCCGGCGAGCTACCCACGGCCTTCTTGAACTCGTCGGCCGGGGTGTGTTTGCCCGGGTCCGCTTTCTTCCAGACCATGAAGGTGGCCTGCGCGATGAACTCGCCTTTATCGAGCAGCCGCATGATGAGGTGGTGCTCAGTTTGGCCGGTAACGTGCCAGTCGCGTGGGTACACGAGTTCGTAGCGCTTCTTCGGGTCGGTGTACCGGAGCAGCCCCATCGACGCGGGCACATCGCCCTTCGGGACGACTGCGAGCGCCGTGTCGCTCAATTCCTTCGGCGCCTCGGTCAGTGCCGCCCGCTTGATGGCAATCGTCGCTTCGACCTGCGACGCGGGCGCGACTGGTCCTTGTTCGCGGTCGTCCTTCTGCTTCCACGTCAGCGCGGTCACACGCTTCGCGGCGACATCGTATGTACCGTTCGCAGTTACCGTTAGCGTGACCTTCGCGCCGCTCTCGATCCCCTCCGCGGTCCCCTCAATGGTGAACGTCGCTTGCCCGTTCGCGGCGGCCGTGAGCTTCCCGGTCAGGCCGGTCTTGTCGCTCTTGATAAGCCCGTCGAACTGGCACGCGGCCTGAACCGCGGCGGGCAGCACGGTCCACGTGTCCCCAACGTTCACGGCCTTGTTCGGGAGCAACCCGGGAATGCACTGCGGGTTGAAGTGCTCCGTCACGAGGTCGAGTTCGTCGCGTGTGAGCGGACCGGTTGGACTGAAACAGAACGCCCCATCGGAGTTGCGCAGCGCCACGACCAGAGCGCGGTCGTTCGGCAGCGCGCGGTCGGCCTTTTCTCCGCCCACAACGGCCGAGGCCGCGGCGCTGTCGTAGTAACGTGCGGACCGAGCCGGCAGCCCGTCGGCGGTCGCGAGCGTCCGTTCCGCGAACAGGTGCCGCGCCTTCGCGTCGAGCCGGACCGCCTCCTTCGCGCCCTCCTGGGTAACGATCAGTTTGCCCGTCAGATCGAGTTCGACGGTGTACCGGAAGTACTCGCCCGCGGTCGGCGCTTCGCTCAGAGTAACCTGTGCGTTGGCGACCGGCGTTATTGCAACAAGGGCAAGCAGTGTAGCGGCGGCGCGACTCATTCGGCGTCTCCGTGTGTACGGGAGGCAATGAGCGGCGGTGCATACGTTGGGAGGGGCCACACGGTCAAGACGAAGAAGCACCCACTTGCACAATTCGCTTCGCGTAACAAAACTGAGGTCACCTCGATCGCCCG
This region of Gemmata massiliana genomic DNA includes:
- a CDS encoding metallophosphoesterase family protein, which produces MRIGVVSDTHDRQEAVAEAVRLLLEQEVELILHCGDIESPETVRAFKPIPTHFVFGNWDKDKVRLAAAIKDAGGTHYDSFGALTLADKRVAWVHSHERHQLRQLENADFFDYVFYGHTHVREQHRTGRTLVANPGALFRANPKTCIVLDLATGEIKPIIIPTKPQGGHAATAHAASAALDDGTGSIVMPPSVLPDAPAPPPASS
- a CDS encoding PRC-barrel domain-containing protein; amino-acid sequence: MIKYTMRSAFALLLTASALPVLAADPPRVIAVAPPAVAAGGQIRAKQVLGTKILIAGNTAIGTVEDLVFDDAGNLEYLVVSTDNNKFVSVPWDAAKWDLEKKVGTIGITVEQYKTIPTFTTTTYPSFYTPTYRTETYKFYGLTPRELRRIERRLP
- a CDS encoding DUF4394 domain-containing protein, producing the protein MLKRLLSRLRRIDAPSRPAPKAFTRCLNLEALEAREVPAILYGLTGANTLLRLDSATPTATTTVTITGLGANQQLVGIDFRPRTGQLYGSAVVDASANNSVIFTYRINPLTGAATLVGQTAAAVPGAGDVAGGYDFNPTVDRIRYVNVSDENARLNPNNGTLAGDDTDLTSGGMQDIIGAAYDRNTDRQSTGRPTTLFLINRATSSLARLGSVNGTPNSPNGGVVTDVGALGVTLDAGADGGFDIFESTLNGGLGTAFAALTVNGVTGLYSIDLATGAATLVGNIGTGATQLTSLAAVPDGVVVVGSGLGANGDVRILDSTTGAVRTTIIPFAGYQGGVRVAAGDVNRDGIPDAVVSAVAPQGHVKVFDGVTGNLVQSFFAFAGFNGTVNVTTGDVNGDGFADIIAVANGVNGHVKVFSGQDGSLLGSFLAYQGFLGNVTVSAADFNNDGSDEIVTAAAVNGHVKVFNVDGTAFSSASLPNFASSFFAFTPYAGDVNVAAGDVNGDGIADIVLSSGSGTRGNVRVFNGSNNTLISSFFAYGSGVTSGASVALADANGDGLLDIRVTPGLGQQANVTTFDSVGTSIGTTFSAFASFQGGATVGGARF